The nucleotide window ATCGAAATCGTGAGAATGCCATCGGGTTTCAGCACACGGGCGACTTCAGAAAGTGTTGCCGGTACATCCTCGACATCCATCAGGACGTTGTAGGCGGTCACCTGATCGAAGCTGTTGTCCGGAAACGGGATGGTGTCAGCTGCACAGACTGCAAAGGTATTTGCCGACATTGCGCCCTTTGCCGCGTCGATGAAAGCCTCCACGGGATCGGTTGCCGTTACGCGAAAGCCGCATTCCGTCAACAGCCGGGACACCCGGCCTTCACCGCAACCGATTTCGAGCGCTTCGCCGGGGCCCTTGCCGATGAACTCGGCTAGTTGATCGCGATAAGCCCAGAATGCATCGTGACCAGGTGTACGCGCCCACTTGATCCAGTCATTGGCGATCCTGGTCCAATGGGCTCTGTCCTTGCCTTTGCCATCCATCATCTTCAGCTTCCAAAATATCGGTTGAGTTCAGATTTCGACTGAATAAAAAACCCCGCCGAAGCGGGGTTTCATGAAATCAGATTGGCCTGCCGTCTTATTTGATCGGAGCAAGGACCATGACCATCTGCCGGCCTTCAAGCTTCGGCGACGATTCAACCTTGGCGATTTCGGAGGTCTCCTCGCGGACTTTGTTCAAAAGTTTCATGCCCAGATCCTGGTGGGCCATTTCACGGCCGCGGAATCGAAGCGTAACTTTCACCTTGTCACCGTCATTGAAGAAACGCAGCATGTTTTTCATCTTCACTTCGTAATCGTGAGTGTCGATGTTCGGACGCATCTTGATCTCTTTGATCTCAACGGTCTTCTGCTTCTTGCGAGCTTCTGCAGCTTTCTTCTGGGCCTGATATTTGTAACGGCCGTAGTCCAGGATCTTGCAGACTGGGGGGTTGGCATTTGGCTGGATTTCTACCAGATCCAGGCCGGCATCCATCGCGATATCCATCGCTTCTTCGGTCGGCACGACGCCGCGGTTGGCGCCTTCATGATCAATCAACTGGACTTCGCGAACGCGAATTTCATTGTTAGTGCGCGGGCCTTCCTTCGTAGGAGGCGGGGCGCGGAACGGACGGCGAATGGTCGCAATCTCCTCTATCGTTTCACTTAAGCGTCAGGAACTGGCTCGGTTCCTACACGAAAAACCCTGGAACACAAGTACCAAGGCCACTGTCGCGTGTCTCCTGACGCCGACCTAAAGCTCCTGCGAAACCGGTGAAAAGTCAACCGAAAACAGCGGTTTTCAGTAATTCAGAAGGCGTTTGCAGGAGCGCAAGTCGTTGTTTTGCGGGCAAATGCATGCAATTGGCGCGTTGGAAGCGAAGGCGATGCGTTCTGGCTGTTGCATTCCAGCTGCCTGATGGGCAAGTAAGTACCGTGGCGCTTTGACACAAGGAAGAACTCGAATTGGACGGCGGAAAATTCTTATTTCAGCTGCTTAAGGTCATCCTGGGCTTTGTTCTGGCTGTCGTCGCGTGCGGTTTGTTTCTTGCCTGGGGGTTCTTCCGTGCATCTCATCCCAATGACGACCCGATCGCGTTTGCAGCCATGATCGGGACGGGTTTGGTCGGTGGCAGCGTTGTTGGAGCAACGGCAATTCTGCCCGCTTCGATACTCATTGCAATTGCGGAAGCAGCGCGTCTGCGCAGCCTCGTCTTTCATGTCGGGGCCGCCGGTGCAATCGCATTTGGGGTCTGGACACTCAGTGATCCGGCAACAGCAGACGGATTTCGACCTGGCAGCGTTGTCGCTCTTGCTGCCGGGTTTCTGGCCGGGGCAATTTATTGGTTGATTGCCGGTCGCTCCTCCGGTGCCTGGCATTCCAACTCAAATCCGTCACCCGTGAAGGATCAAGAGAGGTCGAGCGGTTCCAAAGACGGCAATGCCTAGCTTTCTCCGTTCTTTCGACTTCTGCGCTAAAGTTCGCCGTCCTTAAGCGCCTCGCGGGCAGCCTGATAGTGGTCTTCCCGCATATGACTGCGGACCATGGCGATGGCCGCCATGAGCACGGTTGCGTCGTCGCCGAACCCGACGCCAATCAGGAAATCAGGAATAGTGTCGATTGGAAGAACAAAATAGGCGAGTGCGGCAAACACCGTCGCGCGGACCTTGGTTGGTGTGCCTGGATCCAATGCGCAGAAATAGCCGGCAATCACATCTTCCATAAACGGAACCTGACGGGCCGCCTTGCGAGCGGTCGCCATCAATTTCTGCCGGATGGTTTGCTTTTGCTCATCCTCAGGCCCGAGAATTTCCGGGTCAAACCCGAGATCTTCGAAGGTCGTGTTCATAGATTGTCCCGCCTGCTTCACTATGAAAAAGATAAGGGCAGACGAGCAGATCTTCAACTTTGGTTGCGTCAAGCCTTGGCTGTTCAGCGAATGCGAAAGTTGAGAAAATCCATCAATTACAATCATTTAATGAAGCGAAAGAAGCAGTCTCAGCGAGGTGTGCCTGTTGCCATTTGAT belongs to Roseibium porphyridii and includes:
- a CDS encoding YkvA family protein, whose amino-acid sequence is MNTTFEDLGFDPEILGPEDEQKQTIRQKLMATARKAARQVPFMEDVIAGYFCALDPGTPTKVRATVFAALAYFVLPIDTIPDFLIGVGFGDDATVLMAAIAMVRSHMREDHYQAAREALKDGEL
- a CDS encoding class I SAM-dependent methyltransferase; protein product: MMDGKGKDRAHWTRIANDWIKWARTPGHDAFWAYRDQLAEFIGKGPGEALEIGCGEGRVSRLLTECGFRVTATDPVEAFIDAAKGAMSANTFAVCAADTIPFPDNSFDQVTAYNVLMDVEDVPATLSEVARVLKPDGILTISIVHPFADIGSFQNAGPNAPFVITEPYFERTQFEETMVQDGLEMSFFGWSQPLQNYAAALEQAGLAITSIKEPVPDPKSTPDRLKNWQRLPLFLWLKARPLAKT
- the infC gene encoding translation initiation factor IF-3, which gives rise to MRRPFRAPPPTKEGPRTNNEIRVREVQLIDHEGANRGVVPTEEAMDIAMDAGLDLVEIQPNANPPVCKILDYGRYKYQAQKKAAEARKKQKTVEIKEIKMRPNIDTHDYEVKMKNMLRFFNDGDKVKVTLRFRGREMAHQDLGMKLLNKVREETSEIAKVESSPKLEGRQMVMVLAPIK
- a CDS encoding translation initiation factor IF-3; translation: MDGGKFLFQLLKVILGFVLAVVACGLFLAWGFFRASHPNDDPIAFAAMIGTGLVGGSVVGATAILPASILIAIAEAARLRSLVFHVGAAGAIAFGVWTLSDPATADGFRPGSVVALAAGFLAGAIYWLIAGRSSGAWHSNSNPSPVKDQERSSGSKDGNA